Proteins from a single region of Anthonomus grandis grandis chromosome 10, icAntGran1.3, whole genome shotgun sequence:
- the LOC126741669 gene encoding protein obstructor-E encodes MWKLQCTLLLLALIALSHAATTKNKPSRRPVEDDAQLSDECPELDGFFADAEQCDKYYQCVNGVITEKLCPDGMVFNDYSTEYEKCDLPFNIDCSSRPKLQTPQPTENCPRKHGYFAHEQRNICDKFYYCVDGKFNMIVCPNGLVYNENAGICSWPDEAKRKGCTSEEVFQFECPKVNESQAATHPRYADPEDCQFFYVCINGDTPRRNGCKLGQVFDDVGKKCDWARNVPECADWYKGRLTEQQLKDLENPPTPKPKATKVSKRRQRPRPQPAEEELEK; translated from the exons CACTGTCACATGCAGCTACCACCAAAAACAAACCCTCCAGAAGACCAGTAGAGGATGATGCTCAATTATCAGACGAGTGTCCAGAGCTTGATGGATTTTTTGCTGATGCAGAACAATGTGATAAGTATTATCAATGTGTAAATGGTGTCATTACTGAAAAGCTCTGTCCCGATGGAATGGTGTTTAATGACTACAGTACCGAGTACGAAAAGTGTGATTTACCATTCAATATTGATTGCAGCAGTAGGCCTAAATTac aaACCCCACAACCGACTGAAAACTGCCCAAGGAAACACGGTTACTTTGCTCATGAACAACGAAACATTTGTGATAAGTTCTACTACTGCGTTGATGGTAAATTCAACATGATTGTCTGTCCAAATGGTCTTGTCTACAATGAGAATGCTGGTATATGCTCATGGCCGGATGAGGCAAAGAGGAAGGGTTGCACTTCGGAAg AGGTTTTCCAATTTGAATGTCCCAAGGTAAACGAATCTCAAGCGGCGACCCACCCGCGTTATGCTGACCCTGAAGATTGTCAATTCTTCTACGTTTGTATCAATGGCGACACTCCCAGAAGGAATGGCTGCAAACTTGGTCAAGTCTTCGATGACGTTGGCAAGAAATGTGACTGGGCAAGAAATGTACCCGAAtg tGCTGATTGGTACAAGGGTCGTCTGACTGAACAACAGTTGAAAGATTTAGAAAACCCTCCGACTCCCAAACCTAAAGCAACCAAAGTATCTAAGAGAAGGCAGAGGCCACGTCCCCAACCAGCTGAAGAAGAACTAGAAAAATAG